A single region of the Halorussus gelatinilyticus genome encodes:
- a CDS encoding 3-hydroxyacyl-CoA dehydrogenase family protein, translated as MQVAVLGAGTMGHGIAQVSAMAGHSVTIRDIEQDLVDEGISSIESNLQGGVERDKVSGDEKAATLSRISGTTDLAEAVSDADLVVEAVPEDVDLKKQTFEEVEAAAPEDAVIASNTSSLPVTEIVSALDDPGRGIGLHFFNPVHIMELVEIVVGEQTDDETVEFVTEFVEDANKTAIEVRDTAGFASSRLGVALGVEAMRMVEEGVASPRDIDQSMELGYNHPMGPIELGDVVGLDVRLDILEHLREELGERFRPPQILRRKVRAGKLGKKTGEGFYVWEDGEIVATSGDWGDDE; from the coding sequence CTGCAAGTCGCCGTGTTGGGAGCCGGAACGATGGGCCACGGCATCGCCCAAGTCTCGGCGATGGCTGGACACAGCGTGACGATTCGGGATATCGAGCAGGACCTCGTGGACGAGGGCATCTCGTCCATCGAATCGAACCTACAGGGCGGCGTCGAGCGCGACAAGGTGTCCGGAGACGAGAAGGCCGCGACGCTCTCGCGCATCTCCGGTACGACCGACCTCGCGGAAGCCGTCTCGGACGCCGACCTCGTGGTCGAGGCGGTCCCCGAGGACGTCGACCTCAAAAAGCAGACCTTCGAGGAGGTCGAGGCGGCCGCACCCGAGGACGCGGTCATCGCGTCGAACACGTCCTCGCTCCCCGTGACCGAAATCGTCTCGGCGCTCGACGACCCCGGCCGAGGCATCGGCCTGCACTTCTTCAACCCCGTCCACATCATGGAGTTGGTGGAAATCGTCGTCGGCGAGCAGACCGACGACGAGACGGTGGAGTTCGTCACGGAGTTCGTGGAGGACGCGAACAAGACCGCCATCGAGGTGCGGGACACCGCCGGGTTCGCCTCCTCGCGCCTCGGGGTCGCGCTGGGCGTCGAAGCGATGCGGATGGTCGAGGAGGGCGTCGCCAGTCCGCGGGACATCGACCAGTCGATGGAACTGGGTTACAACCATCCGATGGGACCCATCGAACTGGGCGACGTGGTGGGACTCGACGTGCGACTGGACATCCTCGAACACCTCCGCGAGGAGTTGGGCGAGCGGTTCCGCCCGCCCCAGATTCTGCGCCGGAAGGTCCGGGCCGGAAAGCTCGGCAAGAAGACCGGCGAGGGGTTCTACGTCTGGGAAGACGGCGAAATCGTGGCCACGAGCGGCGATTGGGGTGACGACGAATGA